One genomic window of Mogibacterium diversum includes the following:
- a CDS encoding zinc-binding metallopeptidase family protein encodes MSFREQLLAKSKDFKSNSDLQKFIESETAKDKVLFITDEHGNIIITKTASDVTAPATVVIADYNYKTAAIDADALATLHEVSTSKTNGGSVIAIFMNNENNNHVGAKNINKSYIPANSNVIYVSGGKKLYISNNSFASGMSDISIPYTTEARTQNTGIKIKITGIKTDVPSSYISQQPDVFDVFSSIVSKYKNKSVSYQIADMKVGNNGNMYPSSLEFTLLVDSYNLDDTKEYFDGQVEKFMKANKKYFPDAKMTYSVITDESKLPDTAISQSTIEYLTTYLYIDKNSNYRFGDDDKIPHKYSKGDVYATNTMEELYVEGNIMHLKMNTTGVTNAYRDQIMKDNASAASLSGLEIKTYDLYDAYENKDQKLSSALSSIYSNVNDKAAQTIAIPIDRDQKFTTMSLLKSVQSDANITHINLNDDDQDAGIKVTNTILNYVNSYTKSGLINF; translated from the coding sequence ATGAGTTTTCGCGAGCAGCTTTTAGCAAAATCAAAAGATTTTAAATCTAATTCTGACCTGCAGAAATTTATCGAAAGCGAAACTGCTAAAGATAAGGTCTTATTTATAACCGACGAACACGGTAATATAATTATCACCAAGACAGCGTCAGATGTTACGGCTCCTGCCACTGTTGTTATCGCCGATTATAATTATAAGACTGCTGCTATTGATGCTGATGCACTTGCTACTCTCCACGAAGTATCAACATCCAAGACAAATGGAGGCAGCGTAATAGCAATCTTTATGAATAACGAAAATAATAATCATGTCGGAGCAAAGAATATAAACAAATCATATATACCTGCAAATTCCAATGTCATATATGTAAGTGGCGGAAAGAAACTATATATATCAAATAATTCATTCGCAAGTGGTATGAGTGATATATCTATCCCATATACTACAGAAGCGAGAACACAGAATACCGGTATCAAAATTAAGATTACTGGCATCAAAACCGATGTTCCTAGCTCCTACATCTCACAGCAACCAGATGTATTTGATGTATTCAGTTCCATAGTATCTAAATATAAAAATAAATCTGTATCATACCAGATTGCTGATATGAAGGTGGGAAATAACGGTAATATGTATCCAAGTTCGCTTGAGTTTACACTTCTTGTAGATTCATACAACCTAGATGATACAAAGGAGTACTTTGACGGCCAAGTCGAGAAATTTATGAAGGCAAACAAAAAGTATTTCCCAGATGCTAAGATGACCTATTCTGTTATCACAGATGAATCAAAGTTACCGGACACTGCAATATCCCAAAGCACGATTGAGTATTTAACAACTTATCTTTATATAGATAAAAACAGCAATTATAGGTTCGGTGACGATGATAAGATTCCTCATAAGTATTCAAAGGGTGATGTATATGCGACAAATACGATGGAAGAGCTATATGTAGAAGGTAATATTATGCATCTTAAAATGAATACGACAGGTGTTACCAATGCATATCGTGACCAAATAATGAAGGATAATGCATCGGCAGCATCACTATCTGGTTTAGAAATTAAGACCTATGACCTATATGATGCATATGAAAATAAAGACCAGAAACTTTCTAGTGCTCTCAGTTCTATTTACTCAAATGTAAATGATAAAGCAGCACAGACAATCGCTATTCCAATTGATAGAGATCAAAAGTTTACAACCATGTCACTGCTTAAGAGTGTTCAGTCCGATGCTAATATTACTCATATTAACCTAAATGACGATGATCAAGATGCAGGTATAAAGGTAACGAATACTATACTAAACTATGTAAATTCTTATACAAAATCTGGGTTAATAAATTTTTAA
- the rpmB gene encoding 50S ribosomal protein L28, whose protein sequence is MSRKCEVCGKGQASGNAVSHSNRHSKRKWNANIQSVRISENGTVRKANVCTSCLRSGKVDRAI, encoded by the coding sequence ATGTCCAGAAAATGTGAAGTTTGCGGTAAGGGTCAGGCTTCGGGAAACGCTGTTTCTCATTCTAACAGACATTCGAAGAGAAAGTGGAATGCTAATATTCAGTCTGTAAGGATTAGCGAGAACGGTACGGTCAGAAAGGCAAACGTTTGCACGAGTTGCCTGAGATCTGGCAAAGTAGACCGTGCCATTTAG
- a CDS encoding Asp23/Gls24 family envelope stress response protein, translating into MQVLNKSHYGAINITKQVMNKLVLDELLKYEDIVFPCSQTGKPLKKGFFSGINELLSSIEIHEAANGTYIVFYIIVKFGESINEISNAIFDSIERDFEMFSLVKPVEIKACIKGVQAEHLTRRDVEVIRTNE; encoded by the coding sequence ATGCAGGTGCTTAATAAATCTCATTATGGAGCTATAAACATCACTAAACAAGTTATGAATAAACTTGTCCTTGATGAATTACTTAAATATGAAGATATTGTATTCCCATGCAGCCAGACAGGAAAACCCTTAAAAAAAGGATTCTTTTCCGGTATAAATGAACTACTTTCTTCTATTGAGATTCACGAGGCAGCTAATGGGACTTACATAGTCTTCTATATTATAGTAAAGTTTGGTGAAAGTATTAATGAGATTAGCAATGCTATTTTTGATAGTATAGAGCGTGACTTCGAAATGTTTTCTCTCGTCAAACCTGTAGAGATAAAGGCCTGCATTAAGGGTGTACAAGCTGAGCATCTTACGAGAAGAGATGTTGAAGTGATTAGGACGAATGAATAG
- the recG gene encoding ATP-dependent DNA helicase RecG: MRLSDSITTIKGVGAKKQILLEAMGISTIYDLLEHKPFRYQNRLSREPFMDVPEGKDVLIGGILINKRLRSIGKGRTMLECALRDESGIFHAIFFNMPFLEKNLRLGTDYTLFGKMKWRNGAKTIVNPEMYPTDSPRDIRGIIPVYRRTAGISSNELSKLVRSIVDKLDESCEWLGDELIEKNNLAPEDYAYRNIHFPESGAAYNRAKFRLIYDKLLAFQYSVLYNRRILDEECGNSKIAPVDIGKFLESLPFRLTLGQQSAIDDIEHDLMNTRAMNRLVQGDVGCGKTVVAETAIFHAVSAGWQAAFMAPTEILARQHFAKLSVDFAKFGMRIALLISGLKSAERREILSGISSGDIDIIVGTHALIQSDVEFAKLGLVITDEQHRFGVNQRKILSEKSEAVNVLVMSATPIPRTLAATVFGDMDFSVIKSKPSNRKDIITRYATEKSRERVYANVYNEVRSGNRAYIVAPSIEENEESDLISAEALYEELKIKFKGLKVGLIHGKLEKLEKERIMNEFADGSINVLVSTVVIEVGIDVPEATVIVIENAERFGLAQLHQLRGRVGRNDLQSFCYLICYSDSENAIARMNAMVEISDGFEISEEDYRLRGAGDLMGTMQHGYSGNSFYDLFGYDKILKLATSDAEQILSKDQSEIKELVDIEQLQLRTNNIMMQDNSNII, translated from the coding sequence ATGAGATTAAGCGATAGTATAACTACAATTAAGGGTGTGGGTGCTAAAAAGCAAATACTGCTCGAGGCTATGGGAATATCCACTATATACGACTTACTTGAGCATAAGCCATTTAGATATCAGAACAGACTGAGTAGGGAGCCTTTTATGGATGTTCCTGAGGGTAAAGATGTTTTGATAGGTGGCATATTGATTAATAAAAGGCTTAGGTCTATAGGAAAAGGTCGAACAATGCTTGAATGTGCGCTACGAGATGAGAGCGGTATCTTTCACGCAATTTTTTTTAATATGCCGTTTCTTGAAAAGAATTTAAGATTGGGCACTGATTACACATTGTTTGGTAAGATGAAGTGGAGAAATGGGGCAAAGACTATTGTCAATCCCGAAATGTATCCTACGGATAGTCCTCGTGACATTCGTGGCATAATTCCTGTCTATAGACGCACTGCAGGAATATCCTCTAATGAATTATCTAAACTGGTTCGAAGCATAGTGGACAAGCTAGATGAATCATGTGAGTGGCTGGGCGATGAGCTTATCGAGAAAAATAATCTTGCTCCCGAAGACTATGCATATAGGAATATTCATTTTCCAGAAAGTGGAGCAGCCTACAATAGGGCAAAGTTTAGATTAATATATGATAAACTACTGGCATTTCAATATTCCGTTCTGTATAACCGTCGAATTCTTGATGAAGAATGCGGAAACTCAAAGATTGCCCCAGTAGACATAGGCAAGTTCTTAGAGTCTCTTCCTTTTAGACTTACGTTAGGGCAGCAGAGTGCAATAGATGATATAGAACATGATTTAATGAACACAAGAGCCATGAACAGGCTCGTACAGGGCGATGTTGGCTGCGGAAAAACTGTCGTCGCTGAAACAGCTATCTTTCATGCTGTTAGTGCGGGGTGGCAGGCTGCGTTTATGGCGCCAACTGAAATTTTAGCTAGACAGCACTTTGCTAAGCTTAGTGTGGATTTTGCAAAGTTCGGAATGAGAATAGCGCTTCTTATCAGTGGACTTAAATCAGCTGAGAGAAGAGAAATTCTTTCAGGTATTTCTAGCGGTGATATTGATATAATTGTAGGGACACATGCTCTCATTCAGTCTGATGTAGAGTTTGCAAAGCTTGGTCTAGTTATAACCGATGAGCAGCATAGATTTGGTGTTAACCAGCGGAAGATTTTGTCAGAAAAGTCAGAAGCCGTTAATGTACTGGTAATGTCGGCAACTCCAATTCCCAGAACGCTCGCGGCTACAGTCTTTGGTGATATGGATTTTTCTGTAATAAAGAGTAAACCATCGAATCGCAAGGATATAATAACAAGATATGCTACCGAAAAATCTCGAGAACGTGTGTATGCAAATGTTTATAATGAGGTAAGGAGCGGTAATAGAGCGTATATTGTAGCACCGTCAATCGAGGAAAATGAAGAAAGCGATTTAATATCTGCGGAAGCGCTGTATGAAGAACTGAAAATAAAATTCAAGGGTTTAAAGGTAGGGCTTATTCATGGAAAACTTGAAAAATTAGAAAAAGAGCGAATAATGAATGAATTTGCTGATGGATCTATCAATGTGCTCGTATCGACTGTTGTAATTGAAGTTGGTATAGATGTTCCTGAAGCAACTGTCATAGTAATTGAAAATGCAGAAAGATTCGGCTTAGCTCAGCTACATCAACTTAGGGGAAGAGTCGGAAGAAATGATTTGCAGTCGTTTTGCTATCTAATTTGTTATAGTGATTCTGAGAATGCAATAGCACGAATGAATGCCATGGTAGAGATTAGCGATGGATTTGAGATTAGCGAAGAAGATTATAGGCTGCGTGGTGCAGGTGATTTGATGGGGACTATGCAGCACGGGTATTCTGGTAATAGTTTTTATGACTTATTTGGATATGATAAAATATTAAAACTTGCAACTTCTGACGCAGAACAGATCCTGTCTAAGGATCAAAGTGAGATTAAAGAGCTCGTAGACATAGAGCAGCTGCAGCTTCGAACAAACAATATCATGATGCAAGATAATAGTAATATAATATAG
- the rsmD gene encoding 16S rRNA (guanine(966)-N(2))-methyltransferase RsmD — protein MRINSGRFKYRKLEIPESARPTTEKVREAVFSMLIGRVEGATVLDLFAGSGSLGLEALSRWAEFCVFNEGDRKNYKILKNNITNCKAEEISSIYNNDFRKALTLANREFDIIFVDPPYREGYYGEVFELVEEYGLLADGGVIVAEHLNDNELSDNILGFSRTKHKRYGTIGVDFFERA, from the coding sequence ATGAGGATTAATTCCGGCAGGTTCAAATACAGAAAATTGGAGATTCCTGAGAGCGCTAGACCCACTACAGAGAAAGTTAGAGAAGCGGTCTTCAGCATGCTTATAGGTAGGGTAGAAGGAGCGACTGTGCTTGATTTGTTTGCAGGCTCGGGATCATTAGGACTCGAAGCTCTATCAAGATGGGCTGAGTTCTGCGTTTTTAACGAAGGTGATAGAAAAAACTATAAGATTCTAAAAAATAATATTACAAATTGTAAGGCTGAAGAAATTTCTTCAATATATAATAATGATTTTAGAAAGGCTCTTACACTTGCAAATAGAGAGTTTGATATAATATTTGTAGACCCTCCTTACCGTGAAGGGTATTATGGTGAAGTCTTTGAACTCGTTGAGGAATATGGGCTTTTGGCAGATGGTGGAGTGATCGTAGCCGAGCATTTAAACGATAATGAATTATCTGACAATATACTTGGCTTCTCTAGAACTAAGCATAAAAGGTATGGAACTATAGGTGTAGACTTCTTTGAAAGAGCTTAA
- the coaD gene encoding pantetheine-phosphate adenylyltransferase: MKRTAIYAGSFDPITNGHLDIIERAANMFDSLTVGIAVNSSKTPLFTLDERKRIISKVTEHIPNIEIDVFDGLLAEYVNKHDFEAVVRGLRATTDFEYEIQMAQMNARLYTGGTETVFLMTDPRYSFISSSLIKEVVSYGGDVDGLLPDYANEMIKTKVDNQ; encoded by the coding sequence ATGAAGAGAACTGCAATTTATGCGGGTTCTTTTGATCCGATAACCAATGGTCATTTGGATATAATTGAACGCGCAGCTAATATGTTCGATAGTTTGACTGTCGGCATAGCCGTTAACAGTTCTAAGACTCCACTCTTTACTTTGGATGAACGCAAGAGGATAATTTCCAAGGTGACGGAACACATACCTAATATCGAAATCGATGTATTCGATGGACTGCTCGCAGAGTATGTTAACAAGCACGATTTCGAAGCGGTTGTTAGGGGGCTTAGAGCAACTACTGATTTTGAATATGAAATTCAGATGGCGCAGATGAATGCTCGCTTATACACGGGTGGGACAGAGACTGTTTTCTTGATGACAGACCCTCGGTATTCGTTCATTAGTTCATCTCTCATCAAAGAAGTGGTATCTTATGGTGGCGATGTAGATGGGTTGCTACCAGACTATGCAAACGAAATGATTAAAACAAAAGTTGATAATCAATAA
- a CDS encoding tRNA(Met) cytidine acetate ligase has protein sequence MKVLGIVAEYNPLHNGHLYHINKAKQETGADAVIVALSGDYMQRGELAVANKWVRAESAIKNGIDAVFEIPVYACLGNASVYASTAIKLLSATGFIDVISFGSESGNLEKLTETASNLNDIRIGERINELSKEGHSYPKARLIAYEELFGDSSNEILSRPNDTLALEYIKANAVLKNSNIDLHTVKRESSGYSAVFDARMKFQSASGIRKAIRNNIDVSDFMPEDSVKYMKNKSAVIRDRIDDNLFNLVRYALLNLSPDEIDEFPQGGEGIGGKLLDAINKCKSADELIMAAKSKRYTYTRISRLLMQIVLRIKRTEFDGMDPGYLRLLAANEMGRKLVRMAKNEELNMLPILTNINREAQNLPIFAKNQLLLDIKAADTYNIVAMNDMYKESDRVKSPIML, from the coding sequence ATGAAAGTTTTGGGAATTGTTGCTGAATACAATCCTCTTCATAATGGACATTTGTATCATATCAATAAGGCAAAGCAAGAAACTGGTGCTGATGCAGTAATAGTCGCTTTAAGCGGAGATTATATGCAACGTGGTGAGCTTGCTGTGGCTAACAAGTGGGTTAGAGCAGAGTCCGCAATTAAGAATGGAATAGACGCAGTGTTTGAGATACCTGTTTATGCATGTCTCGGCAATGCGTCTGTTTATGCGTCTACGGCAATTAAACTTCTCTCTGCAACTGGTTTTATAGATGTTATATCATTTGGTAGTGAATCGGGTAATCTAGAAAAATTGACAGAGACTGCCTCTAATCTGAATGACATAAGGATAGGCGAGAGGATTAATGAACTGTCAAAAGAGGGACACAGTTATCCAAAGGCGCGTTTAATTGCGTACGAGGAGCTATTTGGTGATAGTTCTAATGAAATTTTAAGTAGACCAAATGATACACTTGCACTTGAGTATATCAAAGCAAATGCAGTCCTTAAAAACTCAAATATTGATCTTCACACTGTAAAACGCGAGTCATCTGGGTATTCAGCAGTCTTTGATGCTCGTATGAAATTTCAAAGTGCATCTGGAATTAGAAAAGCCATTCGAAATAATATTGATGTATCTGATTTTATGCCTGAAGATTCAGTGAAGTACATGAAAAATAAATCTGCTGTCATTAGAGACAGAATAGATGATAATCTATTTAACCTAGTGAGATATGCCCTTTTAAATCTTTCGCCTGATGAAATTGACGAGTTTCCACAGGGTGGAGAAGGTATAGGAGGAAAGCTTCTGGATGCAATTAACAAATGTAAGTCGGCAGATGAACTTATTATGGCGGCAAAGAGCAAGAGATATACATATACCCGCATTTCAAGGCTTTTGATGCAGATTGTACTAAGGATTAAACGCACCGAGTTTGATGGAATGGATCCAGGATACCTTAGGCTACTTGCTGCTAATGAGATGGGGAGAAAGCTTGTTAGAATGGCAAAGAACGAAGAGTTAAATATGCTGCCCATATTGACAAATATCAACAGGGAAGCTCAGAATCTACCAATATTTGCTAAGAATCAATTGCTTCTTGACATTAAGGCTGCGGATACTTACAATATTGTAGCAATGAATGATATGTACAAAGAATCGGATCGCGTAAAAAGTCCGATAATGCTTTAA
- the rpmF gene encoding 50S ribosomal protein L32, which yields MAVPKRKTSKAKTASRKAANMKMGAPGLSTCPQCHEPKLPHRVCPTCGFYDGKDVVNNAE from the coding sequence ATGGCAGTACCAAAGAGGAAAACATCGAAAGCAAAGACTGCTAGCAGAAAGGCTGCTAACATGAAGATGGGCGCTCCAGGACTTTCAACTTGTCCTCAGTGTCATGAGCCAAAGCTTCCACACAGAGTTTGCCCAACATGCGGATTTTATGATGGAAAAGACGTCGTAAATAACGCTGAATAG
- a CDS encoding FtsK/SpoIIIE family DNA translocase has protein sequence MAEDKKKRGPGRPPGSKNKSKKSASTSNNKRSSSNAENAEQKQIREMQEKRNSHRKLIDEIWGIAIFAIGVFLIFTMKSDSTGSFGHGIHNILRGLFGGMSYVLPYFLILVAICLFLQKLQHLNARTASLTTLIYFMMCALNGYRFVDSNNIKFGFGDILIFYRDGVKGYNAGAVGMELANVLVKLIGKPGLIILGLALIFISVLLVANTPISKQIHAFREAREEKRLIREFERSGGSIGPSSSFGVNKADDVGVTSDRTDNNKQMKFGEDEQVGVSVTSAASSAVTDYSLSGNTSHVYTDELEEEPTSGLFGRMLAKHLNSRKERAQANDTGDSRIQPTKESSNIGVSQNSEACGKKTAAGFPDEDTRRELADMLDNGSDFGGDESVVYEGYRGKDASDIGRGLGTGDDLSSRGQAGYGLDGAIESSSSGSTGLCGYDGISDDRSISPKSGLGLDDSNAGKTSRSRIATYRGPGTPEFDGLKAQESALKSGLGTSAGIGAATAAGNLVPGKSTEDAVYNQKEDTRPTKADHDEIVKQVEEGQAKKESKYVFPSVDLLNRPKPNNNMMSGNQLEERARLLEQTLNDFNVEAKVLNVTQGASVTRYEVQPATGVKVSKITGLADDIALNMRAKSIRIEAPIPGKAAVGIEVENEKAAPVLIRELIESNEFKHAKSKISFVVGKDVSGRNVIADLHSMPHMLIAGATGSGKSVCINTIITSFLYKASPDEVKLVLIDPKVVELGSYNGIPHMLIPVVTDPKKAAAALNWAVNEMQQRYNKFAEIGAKDLTSYNHSVSNSGDAEKVMPQIVIVIDELADLMMAASSQVEEAICRLAQKARAAGMHLIVATQRPSVDVVTGLIKANIPSRIAFSVSSQFDSRTIIDTAGAEKLLGKGDMLFSPVEANKPIRIQGPYISETESAAVIDFVKSQSETEYREDVIQSIEVTDKPVAQESAEDELTEDAIEFILKQKQASVSMLQRRFRIGYNRAARIIDEIEDMGIIGPSDGSRPRQVLMTEEEYYGPADQTTFDSGAQNDDLDPKDDEVVNSNGDF, from the coding sequence ATGGCAGAGGATAAGAAAAAACGTGGTCCAGGCAGACCGCCCGGAAGTAAGAATAAGTCAAAAAAATCTGCATCTACTTCTAATAATAAGAGAAGCAGCAGTAATGCGGAGAATGCTGAACAGAAGCAGATTCGTGAGATGCAGGAAAAAAGGAATTCACATAGAAAGCTTATTGATGAGATATGGGGAATTGCCATATTTGCAATAGGTGTTTTTTTGATATTTACGATGAAGAGTGATAGTACTGGAAGTTTCGGTCACGGAATACATAACATTTTACGAGGTCTATTCGGCGGGATGTCTTATGTGCTTCCATATTTTTTGATATTGGTTGCAATTTGCTTATTCCTTCAGAAGTTACAGCATTTAAATGCTAGGACAGCATCATTAACTACGCTCATATATTTTATGATGTGTGCACTTAATGGATACAGATTTGTAGACTCTAATAACATCAAATTCGGATTTGGTGATATATTGATTTTTTATCGAGATGGCGTAAAAGGGTATAATGCCGGAGCTGTCGGGATGGAGTTAGCAAATGTTCTTGTTAAGCTTATCGGAAAACCAGGATTGATCATTCTTGGCTTAGCTTTGATTTTTATATCTGTGCTCTTAGTTGCTAATACCCCTATTTCTAAGCAAATACACGCATTTAGAGAAGCTCGAGAAGAGAAACGTCTAATTAGAGAATTTGAACGTTCAGGAGGGAGCATTGGACCGTCATCAAGTTTTGGAGTGAATAAGGCTGATGATGTAGGGGTTACTTCGGATAGAACTGATAACAATAAACAAATGAAGTTTGGAGAGGACGAGCAAGTAGGCGTGAGCGTTACTTCTGCAGCCTCTTCAGCCGTAACTGATTATAGCCTTTCTGGAAATACGAGTCATGTCTATACTGACGAATTGGAAGAAGAACCAACATCAGGTTTATTTGGTAGAATGCTTGCCAAACACCTTAATTCAAGGAAGGAAAGAGCTCAGGCGAATGATACCGGAGATTCTAGAATACAACCTACAAAAGAGAGCTCAAACATAGGTGTTTCGCAGAATAGCGAAGCCTGTGGAAAGAAAACTGCCGCAGGATTTCCAGATGAGGATACTAGGAGAGAACTAGCGGATATGCTCGATAATGGATCTGACTTTGGTGGAGATGAAAGTGTAGTCTATGAGGGGTATAGAGGGAAGGATGCAAGCGATATTGGTCGTGGCCTTGGTACTGGAGATGATTTATCATCACGAGGGCAAGCTGGCTATGGGCTCGATGGTGCTATAGAATCATCATCTTCAGGATCGACAGGTCTTTGTGGATATGATGGAATAAGTGATGATAGAAGCATTTCTCCTAAGTCGGGATTAGGGCTTGATGATTCAAATGCAGGAAAAACTTCAAGGTCTAGAATTGCAACTTATCGCGGCCCAGGGACACCTGAATTTGATGGATTAAAGGCACAGGAATCCGCATTGAAATCAGGTCTTGGTACAAGTGCAGGAATAGGTGCGGCAACAGCTGCTGGAAATCTTGTACCTGGAAAATCTACAGAAGATGCCGTATATAATCAAAAAGAAGATACTAGACCGACTAAGGCTGACCATGACGAAATTGTAAAGCAGGTGGAAGAAGGTCAAGCAAAGAAGGAAAGCAAATATGTATTCCCTTCGGTAGATTTACTAAATAGGCCTAAGCCTAATAACAATATGATGAGTGGCAATCAACTTGAAGAACGAGCTCGATTGTTAGAACAGACCTTGAATGATTTTAATGTAGAAGCGAAGGTCCTAAATGTTACACAAGGTGCGTCTGTTACGAGATATGAAGTTCAACCGGCTACAGGCGTTAAAGTTAGTAAGATTACAGGGCTTGCTGATGATATTGCTCTTAATATGAGGGCAAAGAGCATTAGAATAGAGGCTCCAATCCCGGGTAAGGCAGCTGTTGGAATAGAAGTCGAAAATGAAAAAGCAGCACCTGTACTTATTAGAGAGCTAATCGAATCTAATGAGTTTAAGCATGCAAAGTCTAAGATAAGCTTCGTCGTGGGAAAAGATGTTTCGGGAAGGAATGTCATTGCAGATCTTCACAGCATGCCTCACATGCTTATAGCAGGTGCAACTGGTTCTGGTAAGAGTGTGTGTATAAACACCATAATTACAAGTTTCCTTTACAAAGCTTCGCCAGATGAAGTTAAACTTGTACTTATCGACCCTAAGGTGGTTGAACTAGGGAGCTATAATGGAATACCACACATGTTAATACCTGTTGTTACAGATCCCAAGAAAGCAGCTGCTGCGCTTAACTGGGCAGTAAACGAGATGCAACAACGATATAACAAATTTGCTGAGATTGGAGCTAAGGATCTCACATCATATAATCATTCTGTTTCTAACTCTGGAGATGCAGAAAAGGTTATGCCTCAGATTGTTATCGTCATAGATGAACTTGCAGACCTCATGATGGCGGCGTCATCTCAGGTTGAAGAAGCTATATGTAGACTAGCACAGAAGGCAAGAGCCGCTGGTATGCATCTAATAGTAGCTACTCAGAGACCATCTGTTGATGTTGTAACTGGTCTGATTAAGGCAAATATTCCTTCAAGAATTGCATTTAGTGTATCATCGCAGTTTGACTCACGTACAATTATCGATACTGCTGGAGCTGAAAAACTTCTCGGTAAGGGTGATATGCTCTTCTCACCGGTTGAGGCTAATAAGCCTATCAGAATTCAGGGTCCATACATATCAGAGACGGAGAGTGCTGCGGTAATTGACTTCGTAAAATCGCAAAGCGAAACGGAATACCGAGAAGATGTGATTCAGAGCATTGAAGTAACAGACAAGCCTGTTGCACAGGAGTCAGCAGAAGATGAACTAACTGAAGATGCAATAGAATTTATTTTAAAGCAAAAGCAAGCATCGGTTTCTATGTTACAGCGTAGATTTAGAATTGGATATAATCGTGCAGCTCGCATCATTGATGAGATAGAAGATATGGGCATAATTGGTCCGTCTGATGGTTCAAGACCTAGACAAGTGTTAATGACCGAGGAGGAGTATTATGGACCAGCTGATCAGACGACCTTTGATAGCGGAGCACAAAATGACGATTTGGATCCTAAAGACGATGAAGTGGTAAATAGTAACGGAGATTTTTAA